The Setaria viridis chromosome 6, Setaria_viridis_v4.0, whole genome shotgun sequence genome contains a region encoding:
- the LOC117860420 gene encoding NAC domain-containing protein 100, with protein MEFLPAGFRFFPTDEELITYYLARKAMDDSFTSPAIRDVDLYKSEPWDLPCTIQQAAAAAADLQEGYFFCRRGSKYPSGVRARRATRLGYWKSTGKDKAVHGRDDGGRLVGTRKTLVFYRGRAPRGEKTGWVMHEYAMGDKSSSALLRGAQSEWVICKVFMRKQHSSSGERKVTTEETVHDQASITPGHVLLPMLPDGCDGEQEAAPPPVVTDSRSRHTVSYSGAQAMDGNEKDPHHHRPSWFNHDDQLGAHCSTLSVMQKQSDDDADYYLPELLEYDDYDDLSNPGLGLLDSGGEASQSSEIISAAIGPLYLDGLYWNFCF; from the exons ATGGAGTTCCTGCCGGCGGGCTTCCGGTTCTTCCCCACGGACGAGGAGCTCATCACCTACTACCTCGCTCGGAAGGCCATGGACGACAGCTTCACCTCGCCGGCCATCCGCGATGTCGACCTCTACAAGTCCGAGCCATGGGACCTGCCATGTACGATT cagcaggcggcggcggcggcagccgacCTGCAAGAGGGCTATTTCTTCTGCAGGAGGGGCAGCAAGTACCCGTCCGGCGTGCGCGCCCGCCGCGCGACGCGGCTGGGGTACTGGAAGTCGACGGGGAAGGACAAGGCCGTGCACGGCAGGGACGATGGCGGCCGCCTCGTCGGGACGAGGAAGACGCTGGTGTTCTACCGCGGCAGGGCGCCGAGAGGGGAGAAGACCGGCTGGGTCATGCACGAGTACGCCATGGGCGACAAGAGCAGCAGCGCCCTCCTCAGAGGAGCACAG AGTGAGTGGGTCATATGCAAGGTGTTCATGAGGAAGCAGCATTCGTCGAGCGGCGAAAGGAAGGTGACAACTGAGGAGACGGTTCATGACCAGGCCTCCATCACTCCAGGCCATGTCCTTCTTCCAATGCTACCGGACGGTTGCGATGgtgagcaggaggcggcgccacCACCGGTAGTCACTGATTCACGGTCACGGCACACGGTCAGCTACTCGGGTGCACAGGCCATGGACGGTAACGAGAAGGATCCACATCATCATCGACCGTCGTGGTTCAACCATGATGACCAGCTTGGAGCGCATTGCTCCACGTTGTCAGTCATGCAGAAGCAGTCCGATGACGATGCAGATTATTATCTGCCGGAGCTGCTGGAGTACGACGACTATGACGACTTATCGAACCCTGGGTTGGGGTTGCTGGACTCCGGCGGTGAGGCGAGCCAAAGTTCTGAGATCATCTCCGCCGCCATTGGCCCCCTTTACCTCGATGGTCTCTACTGGAACTTTTGTTTCTGA
- the LOC117860419 gene encoding transcription factor MYB106 → MGRSPCCEKIGLKKGPWTPEEDQKLLAYIEEHGHGSWRALPAKAGLQRCGKSCRLRWTNYLRPDIKRGKFSLQEEQTIIQLHALLGNRWSAIATHLPKRTDNEIKNYWNTHLKKRLAKMGIDPVTHKSISGTLTGTADDKSAKVAASLSHMAQWESARLEAEARLARESKMRTAAPTPTTLHGQQTNVPASTASPCLDVLHAWQGAKIDLESPTSTLTFTGSNSGMLPTPRTNRLEVSESNSVMWERSDELEGEESDWQFYSRHQVLGLEGKEREEDFIGCEEPWFSGMAGVGAGFTGMLLDGSNEHDASECWGESSNGQTEHSNQASDEEDKNYWNGVLGMVNSELPPQSPPSPLV, encoded by the exons ATGGGGCGATCACCATGCTGTGAGAAGATTGGCCTGAAGAAAGGTCCATGGACGCCGGAGGAGGATCAGAAGCTGCTTGCCTACATTGAGGAGCATGGCCATGGGAGCTGGCGAGCGTTGCCTGCAAAGGCAG GCTTGCAGAGGTGCGGGAAGAGCTGCAGATTGAGGTGGACAAACTACCTGAGGCCAGACATCAAGAGGGGCAAGTTCAGCTTGCAGGAAGAGCAGACCATCATCCAGCTTCATGCTCTTCTTGGTAACAG ATGGTCAGCCATCGCAACACATCTACCAAAGCGCACGGACAATgagatcaagaactactggaacacCCACCTCAAGAAGAGGCTGGCCAAGATGGGGATCGACCCTGTCACCCACAAATCTATCAGTGGCACTCTCACTGGCACCGCAGACGACAAATCAGCCAAGGTTGCGGCAAGCCTCAGCCACATGGCTCAGTGGGAGAGCGCCCGCCTCGAAGCTGAGGCACGGCTGGCTCGAGAGTCTAAGATGCGAACAGCAGCGCCGACACCAACCACACTCCATGGGCAGCAAACGAATGTACCTGCCTCCACTGCTTCTCCATGCCTTGACGTGTTGCATGCATGGCAGGGTGCAAAGATAGACCTGGAGTCACCTACCTCCACACTGACGTTTACAGGGAGCAATAGTGGCATGCTGCCAACCCCCAGGACCAACAGACTAGAGGTATCAGAAAGCAACTCTGTGATGTGGGAGAGGAGTGATGAACTGGAGGGTGAAGAAAGCGATTGGCAGTTCTACAGCAGGCACCAAGTGCTGGGACTGGAAGGCAAGGAGAGGGAAGAGGACTTCATTGGCTGTGAAGAGCCGTGGTTCTCAGGAATGGCTGGGGTTGGAGCTGGCTTCACAGGCATGCTGCTTGATGGATCCAATGAGCATGACGCATCAGAATGCTGGGGTGAGTCCAGCAATGGCCAAACTGAGCACAGCAACCAAGCATCAGATGAGGAGGACAAGAATTATTGGAATGGTGTCCTCGGCATGGTGAACTCAGAGCTGCCACCCCAGTCACCCCCATCCCCATTGGTCTAG
- the LOC117860417 gene encoding uncharacterized protein — protein MRRAPRPPNPAHGTTTLTISTLNPPAMLPAALLPSPAGRLLAPAPLRCHSPTQQSSTAAARGLILRGAGSPVVKRVPDGGGWLLWHQSGARVALATSPDGLRWSAPVSPDPLLPSEDWWAFDTAAARPSDVLLISGPAASSRRFPSSAVYWLYYTGSTDGRFGSAFPEADVPALPGLAISQDGRNWARIEGDHHTGALLGVGEEGEEPRGWEARCIAAPKLVMHADGDLRMYYHSFDEMSRRHAIGLARSRDGIRWTKIGKVLEGGRAGSFDECGVRHGHVVRDRAAGRYVMVYDGVDADGKVSIGMAVSEDGLKGWRRSSEMPVLCPSEEGEGWDGAGVGSPYLVQMDGAYDWRLYYMGVGRNGEASIGMAYSEGQALQKFEKCDAVLM, from the coding sequence ATGCGAAGGGCCCCACGTCCTCCTAATCCGGCACACGGCACAACTACTCTCACGATCTCAACTCTCAACCCGCCTGCCATGCtccccgccgctctcctcccctcgccggcgggcCGCCTCCTCGCCCCCGCCCCTCTCCGCTGCCACTCTCCCACCCAGCaatcctccaccgccgcggcccgcggcctcatcctccgcggCGCGGGCTCCCCTGTCGTCAAGCGCGTCccggacggcggcgggtggctCCTCTGGCACCAGTCCGGCGCGCGCGTCGCGCTCGCCACCTCCCCGGACGGGCTCCGCTGGAGCGCCCCCGTGTCCCCCGACCCGCTGCTACCCTCCGAGGACTGGTGGGCGttcgacaccgccgccgcccgcccctccgACGTCCTCCTCATCTCCGGCCCCGCCGCGTCCTCGCGCCGCTTCCCGTCCTCCGCCGTCTACTGGCTCTACTACACGGGCTCCACCGACGGGCGGTTCGGCTCCGCGTTCCCCGAAGCGGACGTCCCCGCGCTGCCGGGGCTCGCCATCAGCCAGGACGGCCGCAACTGGGCGCGCATCGAGGGGGACCACCACACCGGCGCGCTTCtcggcgtcggggaggagggggaggaaccCCGTGGGTGGGAGGCGCGCTGCATTGCCGCGCCCAAGTTGGTCATGCACGCCGACGGGGACCTGCGGATGTACTACCATTCGTTCGACGAAATGTCGCGGAGGCACGCGATAGGTCTGGCGAGGTCCAGGGACGGCATCCGGTGGACGAAGATAGGGAAGGTGCTTGAGGGGGGCCGTGCTGGATCCTTTGATGAATGCGGGGTGCGGCATGGACATGTCGTCCGTGACCGTGCTGCTGGGCGGTATGTGATGGTGTATGATGGTGTTGATGCGGATGGGAAAGTGAGCATTGGAATGGCTGTGTCGGAGGACGGGCTTAAAGGGTGGAGGCGGTCCAGTGAGATGCCAGTGCTGTGCCCATCTGAGGAGGGCGAAGGGTGGGATGGTGCTGGGGTTGGTTCACCGTACTTGGTGCAAATGGATGGGGCCTATGACTGGAGGCTGTATTACATGGGTGTTGGGAGGAATGGCGAGGCTTCGATCGGGATGGCGTATTCAGAGGGTCAGGCTCTTCAGAAATTCGAGAAGTGTGATGCTGTCCTCATGTAA
- the LOC117859922 gene encoding 2-hydroxy-palmitic acid dioxygenase MPO1: MGAKAAHRRGVLDLEAQFAFFRSQHRHPVNAAAHALLTWPILFTNLLILHFLPPLPVDPALALALAYAAAYLAVDRRAGALAGLLFLAAWAASRSLAAHLGFAASWRLVLATQLFCWTWQFLGHGLFEKKGPTVSELPEVFLMEPFLIFLQILNKLFGYEPYPGFCKNVDKKMEADLRESRELEQRKTS, encoded by the exons ATGGGGGCCAAGGCGGCGCACCGGCGCGGGGTGCTGGACCTGGAGGCGCAGTTCGCCTTCTTCCGGTCGCAGCACCGGCACCCCGTGAacgcggcggcgcacgcgctgCTCACCTGGCCCATCCTCTTCACCAACCTTCTCATCCTCCActtcctgccgccgctgccggtcgaccccgcgctcgcgctcgccctcgcctacgccgccgcctacctcgccgtcgaccgccgcgccggcgcgctcGCGGGGCTGCTCTTCCTCGCCGCCTGGGCCGCCAGCCGCTCCCTCGCGGCCCACCTCGGCTTCGCGGCCTCCTGGAGGCTCGTCCTCGCCACGCAGCTCTTCTGCTGGACCTGGCAGTTCCTCGGCCACGGCCTCTTCGAG AAGAAGGGGCCGACCGTGAGTGAACTCCCTGAGGTGTTCCTGATGGAGCCATTCCTCATCTTCCTGCAG ATACTGAACAAGCTGTTTGGCTATGAGCCCTACCCTGGGTTCTGCAAGAATGTGGACAAGAAGATGGAGGCTGATCTCAGGGAGAGCAGAGAGCTCGAGCAGAGGAAGACCAGCTGA
- the LOC117859679 gene encoding polypyrimidine tract-binding protein homolog 1 isoform X4, translating into MPSGSATQFRYTQTPSKVLHLRNMPWECTEEELVELCKPFGRVVNTMCNVGANRNQAFVEFADQNQAISMVSYYASSSEPAQVRGKTVYIQYSNRQEITNNKGTGDSSGNVLLVTFEGVQPNDVTIEVIHLVFSAFGFVHKIATFEKAAGFQALIQYTDAPTALEAKNSLDGRSIPKYLLPEHINACHMRITFSAHKDLNIKFQSHRSRDYTNPYLPVNQTAIEGIVQPTVGPDGKIKEPESNVLLASIENMQYAVTVDVLHTVFSAFGTVQKIAMFEKNGGMQALIQYPERCRSSGRHKMDICNFQQL; encoded by the exons ATGCCGTCGGGGTCGGCGACGCAGTTCCGCTACACGCAGACGCCGTCCAAGGTGCTGCACCTGCGGAACATGCCGTGGGAGTGCAccgaggaggagctcgtcgagCTCTGCAAGCCCTTCGGCAGGGTCGTCAACACCATGTGCAACGTCGGCGCCAACCGCAACCAGGCCTTCGTCGAGTTC GCGGATCAAAACCAGGCAATTTCAATGGTTTCCTATTATGCTTCATCTTCAGAACCTGCTCAAGTTCGTGGTAAAACTGTATATATCCAATATTCAAACAGGCAAGAAATTACCAACAATAAAGGCACTGGTGATTCTTCTGGCAATGTCCTGCTTGTCACTTTTGAAGGTGTTCAGCCTAATGACGTCACCATAGAAGTCATTCATTTG GTATTTTCGGCATTTGGATTCGTTCACAAGATAGCTACTTTCGAGAAAGCAGCTGGTTTCCAG GCGCTTATCCAATATACTGATGCCCCAACTGCTCTTGAAGCTAAAAACTCATTGGATGGAAGAAGCATCCCAAA ATACTTACTTCCAGAACATATCAATGCCTGCCACATGCGCATAACCTTTTCTGCGCATAAGGATTTGAATATCAAATTTCAGTCACATCGTAGCAG GGATTACACTAATCCTTATCTTCCTGTGAACCAAACTGCAATTGAGGGGATTGTGCAG CCAACAGTAGGCCCTGATGGAAAGATAAAGGAGCCTGAGAGTAATGTACTTTTAGCATCAATTGAGAACATGCAGTATGCTGTGACAGTGGATGTTTTGCACACT GTGTTTTCTGCTTTTGGTACTgttcaaaaaattgcaatgttTGAGAAGAATGGTGGAATGCAGGCTCTAATTCAATATCCAG AGAGGTGTCGGAGTTCGGGAAGGCATAAAATGGACATCTGCAACTTTCAACAGCTATAA
- the LOC117859679 gene encoding polypyrimidine tract-binding protein homolog 1 isoform X1 has product MPSGSATQFRYTQTPSKVLHLRNMPWECTEEELVELCKPFGRVVNTMCNVGANRNQAFVEFADQNQAISMVSYYASSSEPAQVRGKTVYIQYSNRQEITNNKGTGDSSGNVLLVTFEGVQPNDVTIEVIHLVFSAFGFVHKIATFEKAAGFQALIQYTDAPTALEAKNSLDGRSIPKYLLPEHINACHMRITFSAHKDLNIKFQSHRSRDYTNPYLPVNQTAIEGIVQPTVGPDGKIKEPESNVLLASIENMQYAVTVDVLHTVFSAFGTVQKIAMFEKNGGMQALIQYPDVTTAAVAKQALEGHCIYDGGYCKLHLSYSRHTDLNVKAHDERSRDYTLSDPNAQLQAAAQAPAPGVAWQNTAAPAAPFYASTAASPPAGVGQVPAWNPNMQAGAFASASTPYPSQPMMANAMPHYPAVGTSSGAPPVPFQASQQMPQYGIPPGAPPHAPPAGQPMYFPK; this is encoded by the exons ATGCCGTCGGGGTCGGCGACGCAGTTCCGCTACACGCAGACGCCGTCCAAGGTGCTGCACCTGCGGAACATGCCGTGGGAGTGCAccgaggaggagctcgtcgagCTCTGCAAGCCCTTCGGCAGGGTCGTCAACACCATGTGCAACGTCGGCGCCAACCGCAACCAGGCCTTCGTCGAGTTC GCGGATCAAAACCAGGCAATTTCAATGGTTTCCTATTATGCTTCATCTTCAGAACCTGCTCAAGTTCGTGGTAAAACTGTATATATCCAATATTCAAACAGGCAAGAAATTACCAACAATAAAGGCACTGGTGATTCTTCTGGCAATGTCCTGCTTGTCACTTTTGAAGGTGTTCAGCCTAATGACGTCACCATAGAAGTCATTCATTTG GTATTTTCGGCATTTGGATTCGTTCACAAGATAGCTACTTTCGAGAAAGCAGCTGGTTTCCAG GCGCTTATCCAATATACTGATGCCCCAACTGCTCTTGAAGCTAAAAACTCATTGGATGGAAGAAGCATCCCAAA ATACTTACTTCCAGAACATATCAATGCCTGCCACATGCGCATAACCTTTTCTGCGCATAAGGATTTGAATATCAAATTTCAGTCACATCGTAGCAG GGATTACACTAATCCTTATCTTCCTGTGAACCAAACTGCAATTGAGGGGATTGTGCAG CCAACAGTAGGCCCTGATGGAAAGATAAAGGAGCCTGAGAGTAATGTACTTTTAGCATCAATTGAGAACATGCAGTATGCTGTGACAGTGGATGTTTTGCACACT GTGTTTTCTGCTTTTGGTACTgttcaaaaaattgcaatgttTGAGAAGAATGGTGGAATGCAGGCTCTAATTCAATATCCAG ATGTAACAACTGCAGCAGTTGCTAAACAAGCCCTGGAGGGACACTGCATATATGATGGTGGTTACTGTAAGCTTCATCTGTCATACTCTCGTCATACTGATCTCAATGTAAAG GCGCATGATGAGAGAAGCAGGGATTACACACTTTCAGACCCTAATGCGCAACTGCAAGCTGCTGCACAAGCACCAGCTCCAGGAGTGGCATGGCAGAACACTGCAGCACCAGCTGCTCCGTTTTATGCAAGCACAGCAGCATCACCTCCTGCTGGAGTTGGACAAGTGCCTGCTTGGAATCCTAACATGCAGGCAGGGGCTTTCGCATCTGCATCCACCCCGTACCCTAGCCAACCGATGATGGCAAACGCCATGCCTCACTATCCTGCTGTTGGAACCAGTTCAGGCGCCCCACCTGTGCCATTTCAGGCGTCACAGCAGATGCCCCAGTACGGCATCCCCCCTGGTGCACCGCCGCACGCACCACCAGCTGGCCAACCAATGTACTTCCCGAAATAA
- the LOC117859679 gene encoding polypyrimidine tract-binding protein homolog 1 isoform X3, translating to MPSGSATQFRYTQTPSKVLHLRNMPWECTEEELVELCKPFGRVVNTMCNVGANRNQAFVEFADQNQAISMVSYYASSSEPAQVRGKTVYIQYSNRQEITNNKGTGDSSGNVLLVTFEGVQPNDVTIEVIHLVFSAFGFVHKIATFEKAAGFQALIQYTDAPTALEAKNSLDGRSIPKYLLPEHINACHMRITFSAHKDLNIKFQSHRSRDYTNPYLPVNQTAIEGIVQPTVGPDGKIKEPESNVLLASIENMQYAVTVDVLHTVFSAFGTVQKIAMFEKNGGMQALIQYPDVTTAAVAKQALEGHCIYDGGYCA from the exons ATGCCGTCGGGGTCGGCGACGCAGTTCCGCTACACGCAGACGCCGTCCAAGGTGCTGCACCTGCGGAACATGCCGTGGGAGTGCAccgaggaggagctcgtcgagCTCTGCAAGCCCTTCGGCAGGGTCGTCAACACCATGTGCAACGTCGGCGCCAACCGCAACCAGGCCTTCGTCGAGTTC GCGGATCAAAACCAGGCAATTTCAATGGTTTCCTATTATGCTTCATCTTCAGAACCTGCTCAAGTTCGTGGTAAAACTGTATATATCCAATATTCAAACAGGCAAGAAATTACCAACAATAAAGGCACTGGTGATTCTTCTGGCAATGTCCTGCTTGTCACTTTTGAAGGTGTTCAGCCTAATGACGTCACCATAGAAGTCATTCATTTG GTATTTTCGGCATTTGGATTCGTTCACAAGATAGCTACTTTCGAGAAAGCAGCTGGTTTCCAG GCGCTTATCCAATATACTGATGCCCCAACTGCTCTTGAAGCTAAAAACTCATTGGATGGAAGAAGCATCCCAAA ATACTTACTTCCAGAACATATCAATGCCTGCCACATGCGCATAACCTTTTCTGCGCATAAGGATTTGAATATCAAATTTCAGTCACATCGTAGCAG GGATTACACTAATCCTTATCTTCCTGTGAACCAAACTGCAATTGAGGGGATTGTGCAG CCAACAGTAGGCCCTGATGGAAAGATAAAGGAGCCTGAGAGTAATGTACTTTTAGCATCAATTGAGAACATGCAGTATGCTGTGACAGTGGATGTTTTGCACACT GTGTTTTCTGCTTTTGGTACTgttcaaaaaattgcaatgttTGAGAAGAATGGTGGAATGCAGGCTCTAATTCAATATCCAG ATGTAACAACTGCAGCAGTTGCTAAACAAGCCCTGGAGGGACACTGCATATATGATGGTGGTTACT GCGCATGA
- the LOC117859679 gene encoding polypyrimidine tract-binding protein homolog 1 isoform X2, producing MHQVFSAFGFVHKIATFEKAAGFQALIQYTDAPTALEAKNSLDGRSIPKYLLPEHINACHMRITFSAHKDLNIKFQSHRSRDYTNPYLPVNQTAIEGIVQPTVGPDGKIKEPESNVLLASIENMQYAVTVDVLHTVFSAFGTVQKIAMFEKNGGMQALIQYPDVTTAAVAKQALEGHCIYDGGYCKLHLSYSRHTDLNVKAHDERSRDYTLSDPNAQLQAAAQAPAPGVAWQNTAAPAAPFYASTAASPPAGVGQVPAWNPNMQAGAFASASTPYPSQPMMANAMPHYPAVGTSSGAPPVPFQASQQMPQYGIPPGAPPHAPPAGQPMYFPK from the exons ATGCACCAG GTATTTTCGGCATTTGGATTCGTTCACAAGATAGCTACTTTCGAGAAAGCAGCTGGTTTCCAG GCGCTTATCCAATATACTGATGCCCCAACTGCTCTTGAAGCTAAAAACTCATTGGATGGAAGAAGCATCCCAAA ATACTTACTTCCAGAACATATCAATGCCTGCCACATGCGCATAACCTTTTCTGCGCATAAGGATTTGAATATCAAATTTCAGTCACATCGTAGCAG GGATTACACTAATCCTTATCTTCCTGTGAACCAAACTGCAATTGAGGGGATTGTGCAG CCAACAGTAGGCCCTGATGGAAAGATAAAGGAGCCTGAGAGTAATGTACTTTTAGCATCAATTGAGAACATGCAGTATGCTGTGACAGTGGATGTTTTGCACACT GTGTTTTCTGCTTTTGGTACTgttcaaaaaattgcaatgttTGAGAAGAATGGTGGAATGCAGGCTCTAATTCAATATCCAG ATGTAACAACTGCAGCAGTTGCTAAACAAGCCCTGGAGGGACACTGCATATATGATGGTGGTTACTGTAAGCTTCATCTGTCATACTCTCGTCATACTGATCTCAATGTAAAG GCGCATGATGAGAGAAGCAGGGATTACACACTTTCAGACCCTAATGCGCAACTGCAAGCTGCTGCACAAGCACCAGCTCCAGGAGTGGCATGGCAGAACACTGCAGCACCAGCTGCTCCGTTTTATGCAAGCACAGCAGCATCACCTCCTGCTGGAGTTGGACAAGTGCCTGCTTGGAATCCTAACATGCAGGCAGGGGCTTTCGCATCTGCATCCACCCCGTACCCTAGCCAACCGATGATGGCAAACGCCATGCCTCACTATCCTGCTGTTGGAACCAGTTCAGGCGCCCCACCTGTGCCATTTCAGGCGTCACAGCAGATGCCCCAGTACGGCATCCCCCCTGGTGCACCGCCGCACGCACCACCAGCTGGCCAACCAATGTACTTCCCGAAATAA
- the LOC117859681 gene encoding chlorophyll a-b binding protein P4, chloroplastic, with protein sequence MASVTARTPVAALRPSASLRSSAFVGHSSRLGRAAAPTRRSLRAEAKGEWLPGLPSPAYLDGSLPGDNGFDPLGLAEDPENLRWFVQAELVNGRWAMLGVAGMLIPEVLTKAGLINAPQWYDAGKSEYFASSSTLFVIEFILFHYVEIRRWQDIKNPGSVNQDPIFKSYSLPPHECGYPGSVFNPLNFAPTLEAKEKELANGRLAMLAFLGFLIQHNVTGKGPFDNLLQHLSDPWHNTIIQTFSG encoded by the exons ATGGCGTCCGTCACCGCCCGCACCCCGGTCGCGGCCCTGCGCCCGTCGGCGTCGCTCAGGTCGTCGGCCTTCGTCGGCCACTCTAGCCGCCtcggccgcgccgcggcgccgacgaggcgcAGCCTCAGGGCGGAGGCCAAGGGCGAGTGGCTCCCCGGCCTCCCTTCCCCCGCCTACCTCGACGGCAG CCTGCCGGGCGACAATGGTTTCGACCCGCTGGGCCTGGCGGAGGACCCGGAGAACCTGCGGTGGTTCGTGCAGGCGGAGCTGGTGAACGGGCGGTGGGCGATGCTGGGGGTGGCCGGGATGCTGATCCCGGAGGTGCTGACCAAGGCCGGGCTCATCAACGCGCCGCAGTGGTACGACGCCGGCAAGTCGGAGTACTTCGCGTCGTCGTCCACGCTGTTCGTCATCGAGTTCATCCTCTTCCACTACGTCGAGATCCGGCGGTGGCAGGACATCAAGAACCCCGGCAGCGTCAACCAGGACCCCATCTTCAAGAGCTACAGCCTGCCGCCCCACGAGTGCGGATACCCCGGCAGCGTCTTCAACCCGCTCAACTTCGCGCCCACGCTCGAGGCCAAGGAGAAGGAGCTCGCCAACG GGAGGCTGGCCATGCTGGCGTTCCTGGGGTTCCTGATCCAGCACAACGTCACCGGCAAGGGGCCCTTCGACAACCTGCTGCAGCACCTGTCCGACCCATGGCACAACACCATCATCCAGACTTTCTCCGGTTGA
- the LOC117859680 gene encoding uncharacterized protein, which yields MAVTGSAVGCGAVRPLMRLVTMSGAPIMQQLHLEERLLRRTADNWCVINDGTAPPTIVMGVSGRVSELVEIEPVLRDRVSVVRRFSGGGTVIVDQGTVFVTFICNKSAVAGLQPFPRDIMSWSGQLYGKVFDKFGEFHLRENDYAFSCRKFGGNAQSITKNRWVHHTSFLWDYDVKNMDYLKIPKRAPEYRLARNHTDFLCRMKEYMPSRSAFTDGVITALGEHFSVQPADLETVLPDDEEFVPSTKLLSEQDLEEIVSSKGYSLGAQKAEA from the exons ATGGCCGTTACCGGGTCGGCCGTAGGGTGCGGCGCGGTTCGTCCCCTCATGCGGCTGGTCACCATGAGCGGCGCGCCGATCATGCAGCAGCTGCACCTGGAGGAGCGGCTCCTGCGCCGCACGGCGGACAACTGGTGCGTCATCAACGACGGCACGGCGCCCCCCACCATCGTCATGGGCGTTTCCGG GAGAGTCTCGGAGCTTGTTGAGATAGAACCTGTCCTCCGGGACAGGGTATCGGTCGTGAGGAGGTTCAGTGGAGGTGGCACCGTCATTGTTGATCAGGGGACGGTGTTTGTGACCTTCATATGCAACAAGAGTGCTGTCGCCGGGTTGCAGCCCTTTCCGAGGGACATCATGTCATGGAGTGGGCAGTTATATGGCAAAGTGTTTGACAAATTTGGTGAATTCCATCTGCGTGAGAATG ACTATGCATTTAGTTGTCGCAAGTTTGGTGGAAATGCTCAGTCAATAACGAAAAACCGTTGGGTTCATCACACATCATTCTTGTGGGATTATGATGTGAAAAATATGGATTATCTCAAAATCCCGAAGCGTGCACCTGAATATCGACTG GCAAGAAACCACACGGATTTCTTGTGCCGCATGAAGGAGTACATGCCTTCACGGTCGGCCTTCACTGATGGGGTCATCACGGCCCTGGGAGAACACTTCTCAGTCCAACCTGCAGACTTAGAAACAGTGCTTCCTGACGACGAAGAATTCGTGCCTTCGACAAAGCTGTTATCTGAACAAGACCTAGAGGAAATTGTTTCCTCCAAAGGATATTCCCTTGGAGCACAGAAAGCCGAAGCATGA